In the genome of Natronorubrum daqingense, the window TGTCGTCTCGTTTCTCCTCGAATCTCGATGACAACGAAGGACGGAAGCCTTAGTACGCCAGCCCTGCGGTCCTCTAGTAATGCGTCTACGCACCGACTCGAGGTGGTGTCGATGATCCTCGACGATACTGACCGCCCCGCCGAGGAGTACGAGGAACTGATCGAGGGACTCGAGGACCTCCGAGCGGAGGCGGCGAACGAACCGATCAAAGTCGGACGACTCGACGGACTGTTCGACGAGGCGACGACCAGCAACCCGAATATCTGGAACACCGTGACGGCGTTTATCGACGTCGAAGACGGCGAAGCCGTCGTCACCGACGAATCGAAACTCGCCCAGGGCAAGTGGGCCCCGGAAATCGTCGACGACTGCGACGCGATGCTCACCGTTGACATCGACTACGGCCAGATGCCTGACGACTTCAAGTACGTCGTTCTGAAGAAGCTAGACGAGAAGATCGAGGCAGCCGAGCAGCGAGCGGAACGCACTCGAGAGTAACCGGTTCGACTCGGAATCGTGTCGCCTGACGATTCGCAATTAGGTGGCCAGAACGGTTATTTATTTTCCATTTAAACGGAACGTGTGAACCGACGGGCATTTTTGATGACGGGGGGAATGGTCGCCAGTACACTGCCTATTGCTGGCTGTCTCGGTGTGAATGAACCGGACCTAGAAGTAACACAGTTGGTCCATCCGGATCCACGAATGGTTTCGATTACTGAATCTAATAGGAGCGTTTCTGGAACAATCCAAAACCAGGTCCACAGTGGAAATGTTACCGCTAGATTATTTTGGTTCCTCGATGAATCTGCTCCCGATCCGTCGAGTATTGAGCCCCAAGATAATCCAGACATCGAGTTCGACGTTGCACGCACATGGCACTTTGATCGGGACGAACGACGAGAAGAGTCAATCCATGGTGAACCACCAAGCGAATGGGTTGAGTACGGGATGGTTCCGGAAGCAGCATCATACGGTGCAACGATAAGAAATAATGGTGAATCTGGTGAGGGTGAAATAAAATTGACGTATCCTGAGTCCGACGATGAATCACTCGAGCAACCAGGTGAGAAAGTCGAATACATCGCATCTGACGACGAGCTAACGGTCATGTTTGACGTAACGATTGCAACGGATGTGTATTACGAAATCACTGCAAAACCCAACTAATTGCGTTGACGAGCACTGTTTTTGACGGCGTTCAGTTACTGATTCGTGGTCGTAGCGAACTGACGTACTGATCAAAAAGCGACTTCGAGCGGTGTCTCGACGCAAGCATCACCAAATTGATTAATCGGCCGGCGTTTCGCCCGCTTGCTGCTCGAGTTTTCGTCGTCGCCAGAGATAGACGACACCGGGAACGATGGCGACGATCCAAAACAGCGAGACGAGCACGTATACCCACGTGTACTTCGGCCAGTCGGTGTGTGGACTGAGCGCCTTGCTGTCCTGGTAGAGTGCTATCGGAAGTGCAACCCACGAACCGAGCACGAGTAATCCGCCGATACCGGCAGGGAGGACGTTGAGAAAGACGACCGAAACGATCCACCCGAGCGTCGCCGCCCCGATGACCGTTCGCCAGCGAGTTTCGGGGACGAACGACGGGGGAGGCGAAGCGCGAGCGGTGGGTTGCTCGTGTCCGGGATCGGCCCGTGGCTCGGATCGATCTGTGTGCGTTTCTGACGCTTCTCGAGTAGCCGACTGGTCGTCGTTCAATGAGACGAACTCGAGGTACTCCGCCACCAATTCGGCGGCCTCGTTCTCGCCGAGCAAGTCGACGAGATCACTGCCGTCGACGAGTTTGACGTTGAGTCGCTGGGCTAACTCTCGCCCCTGGGCAGTGAATTCGTTGGTCGTAACGACGACGACCTTGTCGACGCCGTCGTACTGATTTTTGAGGCTCGCGTACTGCTGAATTTCCGGCGAGCCGACGGTCGTGTTCGGGCCGTAGCGTTTCGCCTGAATGAGCGTCGTCTGGTCGTAGGGCGTCGTTTTGGTGGCGACGACGTCGACTCCCTGGTCGGCAGCTTCCGACGAGACTTCAGTCTGCCACCCCATCTTCGCCCAGAGGTCGGCCACGAAATGCTCGAAGTCGTAGGGATCCATCTGCTGAAGCACGGCCTGAAGCTGTTCGGGACTCTCGACTGGACCGTCATCGAAGGGGACCTCGGTGTTGGAGGACGGAGTGTCTGGCGAGGATCGACCGGCGGGTTGGGTGGTTCCGTCGGTGCGTTCCGACTCGTCGCTCGAGTTCGTACCTCGGGTCAAATCCCGAAGCTGCCGGTAGAACTCGCGATAAAAGACGTAGCGGAGCAACCGTTTCATACGAACCGCTAGTGTATCGTGTCGAGTTATGTGTTCTCCTCTGGAAAGTCCTCGAGACGGTCACAGACCTGTCGTGGTTCCAAGGTATACTGTGTGTTTTTTCTGCGTCCAGGGTTAGTAAAATATCATAGTAAAAGATTTACAAGTCAATAGGTAATTTTAGTACCTCGTCACTTCAATGGCTGGCTATGAGTATCGCACAGGTCGAGTGCACCCGTTGTGAGCACTCGTTCGAGGTCGACACGGAGTATTTTCGGCGATACGGGGCCGATCCGTTCTGCGCTGATTGTCTGATTCACACCGTCTGCTATCAGTGCAACCGAGGGTTGCGTCTACAGCCCTCTCGATATCAGGAACTGAACGGTGATCCGGTGGTGTGTACTGACTGCGACCCTCAGCCCGAAATTGAGCCACCTCGAGCACCGACGGAGACACCATCGTTCTGGCAGGGTCTGACGACCGGCGAGAAAGTATTGTTTCCGCTCGTCGTTCTCATCGGTCTCGTCGCCATCGGTGCCACACTCGTCGATCCAGCGACGCCGACCACCGACGTCTCGAGAGTGGTCGCAACCTGTGCCATCATTGCCGTCTGGATCTATTCTCGAGGTCGGAAAAACAAGATAGATGAATGATAGGTCCCCATTTACGAATATCGTGGTCGTATTTCGACGGTAATTGGCGGGACTCACGCGCTTGTGAATCGAGTAAGAGTAGTTGACTCGCCGGGATTTGAACCCATAGGAAGACGGTCGCTCGCTTCGCTCGCGCTGCGACTTCCGGGGCTTCAAATCCCGTCTTCGACGAAAATTTGTGGCGCTCACGAATTTGTTCGCGCCGCAGAATAGTGGACTCGCCGGGATTTGAACCCGGGGCCTCTCCCATGCCAAGGGAGTGATCTACCTCTGATCTACGAGCCCTCGTTCGCATTGCAGTATTTCCGTGGGGAATAGATAAACCCCTCGAAATACTCGAGGCAGTACTCGAGTTATCAGACAGACGCGGTTCGCTCGAGGAACTGCTCACGTCCAGTCCGTGTGAGTCAACACCCATCGCAGGCAGTTGTGTGAGTATCGCCTACTACCGGGACTGGGTCGGCTGTTTCGCTAGCCACGGATTTGCTGTTGACCATTCGGTGCCACCACTCCTCGAGTCGACCACCCGTTGGAGGTAACCATTTCACTCAGAACGTGAACGGTGCTATCAGAACACACGATGAAACGGGAGATGCTCACCACGGACTTCCTCGAGCGCGCGGTCTACGACTACGGCGACGTCACCGGCGTCGTCGCCCACGACGGGACCGAGTACACGTACGAGGAGGTCGACGACCGAGTGAATCAGCTCGCACACGCCCTCGAAGACCGCGGCGTCACGCAGGGAGACCGTGTCGCCCTTTTAGCACCGAACACGCACTACTTCATCGAGACGCTGTACGCGACGAACAAGCTGGGTGCGGTGTTCGTTCCGCTGAACTACCGCCTCGAGCCCGAGGAGTACGCCTACATCCTCGAGGACTGCGCGGCAGGAACGGTTATCGCGGACTACGACTACGCCGACAAGATCGAGGCGATTCGCGAGGAGATTCCGGCGACGACGTTCGTCGGCTACGAGGCCGACCAGATCGAGGGGGCCTCCGACGGTTCGTGGGAGGACTACGAGGGTGTCCTCGAGGGCAAGCCCGCGACGGAACCCGACCGCCCGGAGGTCAGCGAGGACGACGACGCGAGCATCAATTACACCTCGGGGACGACGGGCGATCCGAAGGG includes:
- a CDS encoding restriction endonuclease encodes the protein MKRLLRYVFYREFYRQLRDLTRGTNSSDESERTDGTTQPAGRSSPDTPSSNTEVPFDDGPVESPEQLQAVLQQMDPYDFEHFVADLWAKMGWQTEVSSEAADQGVDVVATKTTPYDQTTLIQAKRYGPNTTVGSPEIQQYASLKNQYDGVDKVVVVTTNEFTAQGRELAQRLNVKLVDGSDLVDLLGENEAAELVAEYLEFVSLNDDQSATREASETHTDRSEPRADPGHEQPTARASPPPSFVPETRWRTVIGAATLGWIVSVVFLNVLPAGIGGLLVLGSWVALPIALYQDSKALSPHTDWPKYTWVYVLVSLFWIVAIVPGVVYLWRRRKLEQQAGETPAD